A genomic stretch from Penicillium digitatum chromosome 4, complete sequence includes:
- a CDS encoding type I phosphodiesterase/nucleotide pyrophosphatase: MNNLFPRLFARDDSNSDDSDSGLSDAMLDLLIALLVLVLLSLVLIGGLLILRRKRQFRNKNLLPVYNGESPNRRHLTISTNKNNSVLVYDEKRRLMENSYSPPPSPVPEIRITFPEEEDASGKRTSRMVVVRISDAGSIGLEPCHEELPPYQSTDTGRFQSLDIERMGGLKEKAETKTYH, encoded by the coding sequence ATGAACAACCTATTCCCCCGCCTCTTTGCTCGTGACGACAGCAACAGCGATGACAGCGACAGTGGACTTTCAGATGCTATGCTCGACCTACTCATCGCCCTCCTGGTTCTTGTTCTGCTCTCCCTCGTTCTGATCGGTGGTCTGCTCATCCTCCGCCGCAAGCGTCAGTTTAGGAACAAGAACTTGCTCCCAGTCTACAATGGGGAGTCTCCAAACAGACGCCACTTAACCATTTCCACCAACAAAAACAACTCTGTGCTTGTCTATGACGAGAAACGCCGCCTCATGGAGAACTCCTACAGTCCTCCACCCAGCCCTGTGCCTGAGATCCGTATCACCTTCccagaagaggaggatgctAGCGGCAAACGCACCTCCCGCATGGTCGTTGTCCGAATCAGTGACGCGGGCAGCATTGGCTTGGAGCCCTGCCATGAGGAGCTTCCGCCCTACCAGAGTACTGACACCGGTCGCTTCCAGTCCCTGGACATCGAGCGGATGGGTGGATTGAAGGAGAAAGCCGAGACGAAGACATATCATTAA
- a CDS encoding drug proton antiporter yhk8 has product MASTLAAYSAGAYALASGPLRRQWQISDTQFNAGITIFTAGFGCAPMILAPISEIHGRYWVFIGSGVVFFPGTLGCAITESYAGIMVSRFVTGSGAAVFATLTGGVVSDLYHKKDRNTPMALYSLSIMVGTGLGPLISGIVVDRLSVKWIFFLQLITIGSTTAMLSLLFDETSAPCHLRRKCHALNKMRFQTASGETVIFSSLLGETLKLDISIIWAQLCFPSQATCD; this is encoded by the coding sequence ATGGCGTCGACGCTCGCTGCGTACTCAGCTGGTGCATATGCACTAGCCTCGGGCCCATTGAGACGCCAATGGCAGATCAGCGACACACAGTTTAATGCTGGTATCACTATCTTCACGGCCGGCTTCGGCTGTGCGCCTATGATTCTTGCCCCGATCTCTGAGATCCATGGTCGTTATTGGGTTTTTATCGGATCGGGGGTTGTATTCTTTCCCGGTACTCTGGGATGCGCCATCACGGAAAGTTACGCTGGTATCATGGTATCGAGATTCGTCACCGGGAGCGGTGCGGCTGTTTTTGCGACGCTTACGGGAGGCGTTGTCAGTGATTTATATCACAAAAAGGATCGCAATACACCAATGGCTTTGTATTCCCTCTCGATCATGGTCGGCACAGGTCTGGGACCACTGATCAGTGGAATCGTGGTTGATCGTCTAAGCGTGAAATGGATATTTTTTCTCCAGCTCATCACGATAGGAAGTACCACTGCGATGCTATCTCTCCTGTTTGACGAAACATCAGCACCGTGTCATTTGAGGAGAAAGTGCCACGCTTTGAACAAAATGCGGTTCCAGACTGCGTCTGGGGAAACAGTCATCTTCTCCTCATTGCTGGGAGAGACTCTGAAACTGGACATCAGCATCATCTGGGCGCAGCTTTGCTTTCCCTCTCAAGCTACTTGTGACTGA
- a CDS encoding Oleate-activated transcription factor 1, with the protein MRKHSKISLGVRLSTLVIYTETVAAKKNLSVMELEATLKRMDEKLDNLSSIFQKNDRSFRQFSGQAIHDTQGITSSPSNSHPVAFSPTFVSETENPYAIATPYLDTGRIMGELSLSERHSTAPQHLLSWPCSSLQMSELELQYPVNLEINRSKHSRSTTPLLFLQSSLMGDTWPSRLSLSQMSLLTQSYFQHFHPSCLVLDEAVFYRNTLRQAMKTNFAKDFDTCTVLLVCALGSITAYHSGQTEWSSGFEQDVGIEFFNLANQMFRDLEGANWHSVQCLLLMGMFYSATVRVYDAWQVIHRACSTISILVPLQGALQAQECQLFWIAYLHESQILAEFDFPASGLGKLASRIPLPLVPGIGADPSYAQYQFFFLALISMRKLLNRIIFHLYSRDYSDDNQRDVLQSADSPRRPLSAPQYIIDELDRQLEEWRTCLPHGLEFSGYSETQVEIPELYKCRTTDQRLRGHLMARYYSAKSSIHRPFIYRTLHCDKVAFLSETDKSGSKTGVECGFMSVIHSGILNEPLPLLLHPINSCRSLFAVELQVAFLLHIDTLHFALPKEWRLLEEARNQVATSIAQTSPTVARDGEILRLLN; encoded by the exons ATGCGCAAGCATTCCAAAATCTCTCTCGGCGTCAGGCTCTCAAC GCTTGTGAT TTATACTGAAACCGTTGCGGCAAA GAAGAACCTTTCAGTCATGGAGTTGGAAGCAACACTAAAGCGTATGGATGAGAAACTCGACAACTTGTCGTCAATCTTTCAAAAGAACGACCGATCATTTAGACAGTTTAGTGGTCAAGCCATCCATGACACTCAGGGGATAACGTCAAGCCCAAGTAACAGTCACCCGGTTGCTTTCAGCCCAACATTCGTCAGTGAAACAGAAAACCCATACGCAATTGCAACCCCGTATCTTGATACAGGTCGGATCATGGGAGAACTTTCCCTCTCTGAACGCCATTCAACGGCGCCGCAGCATCTCTTGTCCTGGCCTTGCTCTTCTCTGCAGATGAGCGAGCTCGAGTTGCAATATCCGGTGAATCTTGAGATTAATCGGTCAAAGCATTCAAGGTCGACAACACCTCTCCTGTTCCTTCAGTCGTCTTTGATGGGGGACACTTGGCCATCTCGCCTGTCACTATCTCAAATGAGTCTTCTCACGCAGTCTTACTTCCAACACTTCCACCCGTCTTGCCTGGTCCTAGATGAAGCCGTATTTTACCGTAACACTCTACGACAGGCAATGAAAACAAACTTTGCCAAGGACTTTGATACCTGTACTGTACTGTTGGTCTGCGCTCTTGGTTCTATTACCGCGTACCATTCCGGACAAACGGAGTGGTCTTCGGGCTTTGAGCAAGACGTCGGTATCGAGTTTTTCAATTTGGCAAATCAAATGTTTCGTGACCTGGAAGGTGCAAACTGGCACAGCGTTCAGTGTCTACTTCTAATGGG CATGTTCTATTCCGCAACGGTAAGAGTATATGATGCATGGCAAGTGATACACCGGGCTTGCTCCACCATCTCAATTTTGGTACCCTT ACAGGGGGCCTTACAGGCTCAAGAGTGCCAACTATTCTGGATTGCATATTTACATGAAAG CCAAATACTTGCCGAATTCGACTTTCCGGCCAGCGGGCTCGGGAAGCTTGCAAGCAGGATACCACTGCCGCTGGTTCCTGGAATTGGAGCTGATCCTTCTTACGCACAATATCAATTCTTCTTTCTAGCACTGATCTCAATGAGGAAGCTTTTGAACCGCATCATCTTTCACCTCTACAGTAGAG ATTACAGCGATGATAACCAAAGAGACGTCTTGCAATCAGCTGATAGTCCTAGAAGGCCCTTGTCAGCACCTCAATATATCATTGACGAACTAGATCGTCAACTAGAAGAATGGCGAACGTGTTTACCACATGGTTTGGAATTCTCAGGTTATTCTGAGACACAGGTAGAAATCCCGGAGCTGTATAAATGTCGGACAACTGACCAAAGGTTACGTGGCCATCTAATGGCTCGGTATTACTCCGCCAAATCGAGCATCCACCGCCCTTTCATTTACAGGACTCTTCACTGCGACAAAGTTGCCTTTCTTTCCGAGACAGACAAGAGCGGTTCCAAAACTGGCGTTGAGTGTGGATTCATGTCTGTCATTCACAGCGGAATCCTGAATGAGCCTCTGCCACTATTACTGCACCCAATTAATTCATGCAGAAG TCTCTTCGCCGTGGAATTGCAAGTAGCTTTTTTGCTTCACATCGACACTTTGCACTTTGCACTGCCGAAAGAATGGAGGCTGTTAGAGGAGGCAAGGAACCAGGTCGCGACATCAATCGCTCAGACATCCCCTACTGTTGCGCGAGATGGCGAGATATTACGACTTTTAAACTAA
- a CDS encoding Beta-glucosidase B, with the protein MSGKDDTMCAKEWAQDKLSQMTLEEKVLLLCGQDLWRTNPIPRLGVSRIKTSDGPVGVRGGIFTDGVSAASLPTGVSLAATWDKTVMRDVCQVLIAEAKSKEADVLLGPTVCIPRTPLGGRNFEAYSEDPFLTGKLAGEFINSIQGAGIGACIKHFVANDQETRRFFIDEKIPDRALREIALQPFQIAIRDSDPWTLMTAYNKVNGTFCSAHEFLLQKVLRDEWKWDGLVMSDWFGTNSVVPSLKAGMDLEMPGPIRRRGQHLINAHRQGLVDLSFIDTSALRVLELVHKTGKSDIPDWQEGPEKAVDLPEHRAILRRAGGDGIVLLKNSANILPLSELNGKKIAVLGPNANRSIATGGGSSNLAPHYRTTPYDSLKTEITSKFPTAKIQTHAGIMTHRYLPLVDPDVMKNPETGKSGVALYLWRNLTHEGEPFQIENRPSSNLVCYDGLPPELTTGERYSYRARTTIIPKTTGEHVFSLSSCGPGKLFLDGKVLVDIERHWWSPKSALFMSYGSPEELVRVHMKAGQEYELLLESISREHKPSELDYMSAELEREEVQDGGRIGFLENPGNLDAFFQEGVEIARDSDIAIIVVGKDQDWETETSDMVSMDLPGRSNDFIAAVAKVNPNTIVVNQTGSPITMPWIEQVPVIVQAWYQGQEQGNCLADVILGAVNPSGKLPITFPTRIEDSPSFDNYPGDNDVVHYGEGIYAGYRFYDHRKIEPLFPFGLGLSYTTFEYGNIRLNSDKISGDGQIEVQVDVTNTGLREGKEVVQFYVSQVNPRLSRPPKELKGWDKVLVQPGETVTARAVLDKISVSYWDDSVNKWVMEGNAEFCVAAAKHSRDDGVVATFRSGSEYQWAN; encoded by the exons ATGTCGGGCAAAGATGACACCATGTGTGCGAAAGAATGGGCACAGGACAAGTTGTCGCAGATGACTTTGGAAGAAAAGGTTCTGTTACTCTGTGGACAAGATCTCTGGAGAACGAACCCGATTCCTCGTTTAGGTGTTTCCAGGATCAAGACGTCGGATGGACCTGTGGGTGTTCGTGGCGGGATTTTCACAGATGGAGTGAGCGCAGCCTCACTACCAACGGG TGTATCCTTGGCTGCTACTTGGGATAAAACCGTCATGAGAGATGTTTGTCAGGTGTTGATCGCGGAAGCCAAGAGTAAAGAAGCTGATGTCCTTCTCGGTCCTACAG TTTGCATTCCCAGAACTCCTCTCGGTGGTCGCAATTTCGAAGCCTATAGCGAAGACCCCTTTCTAACGGGCAAGCTCGCCGGAGAGTTCATCAATTCGATTCAAGGCGCAGGCATCGGAGCATGCATTAAGCACTTTGTTGCCAACGATCAAGAGACAAGACGCTTCTTCATTGATGAAAAGATCCCTGATCGAGCCCTTCGCGAAATCGCCCTCCAGCCTTTCCAGATTGCCATTCGGGACAGTGACCCATGGACCTTGATGACGGCGTATAACAAAGTGAACGGAACATTTTGCTCGGCCCATGAGTTCCTATTGCAAAAGGTCCTCCGAGATGAGTGGAAATGGGATGGTCTTGTGATGAGTGATTGGTTCGGCACAAACAGTGTTGTTCCTTCGCTCAAAGCTGG CATGGATCTCGAAATGCCAGGTCCTATTAGGAGGAGAGGTCAGCACCTGATAAACGCTCATCGGCAAGGTCTCGTGGACTTGTCGTTCATCGACACCTCAGCCTTACGGGTGTTGGAGCTGGTACACAAGACGGGTAAAAGCGATATTCCTGACTGGCAAGAAGGGCCAGAAAAGGCTGTTGACCTCCCTGAGCACCGCGCGATTCTTCGTCGGGCGGGTGGCGATG GAATCGTTTTACTCAAGAACTCGGCCAACATCCTCCCTCTTTCTGAATTGAATGGGAAGAAAATTGCAGTGCTTGGTCCCAACGCTAATCGATCCATCGCCACTGGTGGTGGTAGTTCAAACCTTGCTCCTCATTATAGAACAACTCCATATGATTCTCTGAAGACGGAAATCACGTCTAAGTTCCCTACTGCCAAGATCCAAACGCATGCGGGTATCATGACACATCGCTATCTTCCTCTTGTCGATCCAGACGTCATGAAAAATCCAGAAACTGGCAAAAGTGGCGTTGCATTGTATCTCTGGAGGAACTTGACACACGAAGGCGAGCCTTTCCAAATTGAGAATCGTCCAAGTTCAAACTTGGTTTGCTACGATGGACTCCCCCCTGAGTTGACCACTGGGGAGAGGTATTCCTACCGAGCTCGAACAACCATCATTCCGAAAACAACAGGCGAGCAtgtcttttctctttcctcttGCGGTCCAGGCAAACTCTTCCTAGACGGGAAAGTCCTCGTTGATATTGAGCGACATTGGTGGTCTCCCAAGTCTGCACTCTTCATGAGCTACGGATCCCCTGAAGAGCTCGTCCGAGTGCACATGAAGGCAGGTCAAGAGTACGAGCTCTTGCTGGAGTCCATCAGTCGCGAGCACAAGCCATCCGAGCTGGACTACATGTCCGCCGAGCTGGAGCGCGAAGAGGTGCAAGATGGCGGGCGAATTGGGTTCCTTGAGAACCCCGGCAACCTGGATGCATTTTTCCAGGAGGGTGTTGAAATAGCTCGCGACAGCGACATTGCGATTATCGTGGTTGGCAAGGACCAGGATTGGGAGACTGAAACAAGCGATATGGTCTCGATGGACTTGCCCGGACGATCGAACGATTTCATTGCCGCCGTCGCCAAAGTGAACCCCAACACCATTGTTGTCAATCAAACTGGCAGTCCAATTACCATGCCCTGGATAGAGCAAGTTCCCGTCATTGTGCAGGCATGGTACCAAGGACAGGAACAGGGAAATTGTCTCGCGGATGTAATTCTGGGAGCCGTGAACCCAAGCGGCAAACTGCCCATCACTTTCCCCACAAGAATAGAAGACTCGCCTTCGTTTGATAACTATCCTGGAGACAACGATGTGGTTCACTATGGAGAAGGGATTTACGCAGGCTATCGATTCTATGATCACCGCAAGATCGAGCCTCTGTTCCCCTTCGGCCTGGGTCTGTCGTATACGACCTTTGAGTATGGCAATATTCGCCTCAACTCTGACAAGATATCCGGAGACGGACAGATCGAAGTCCAGGTGGACGTTACTAATACTGGACTACGGGAAGGAAAAGAAGTTGTGCAGTTTTATGTCAGTCAGGTCAACCCCAGGTTAAGCCGACCTCCTAAAGAGCTGAAGGGATGGGACAAGGTCCTTGTGCAACCTGGTGAGACTGTCACGGCTCGCGCAGTTCTGGACAAGATCAGCGTGTCATACTGGGATGACAGCGTGAACAAGTGGGTGATGGAGGGAAATGCAGAATTCTGTGTTGCGGCTGCCAAGCATTCGAGAGATGACGGTGTTGTGGCAACGTTCCGTTCTGGAAGCGAGTATCAATGGGCGAACTAG